A genomic stretch from Moraxella nasicaprae includes:
- a CDS encoding aldehyde dehydrogenase family protein: MTHIQSLIHAQRQFFQSGATKSIEFRKTQLSRLGAMLSENQETILQALKLDLNKPTEHAYLSEIAPLLHEIHILSEHLHELAQPKTVVSPDELQFFGKGEYQSQIIYEPFGVTLNISPWNYPVQLSLSPVIGAISAGNTAILKPSELTPNTSSLLAKLVADYFETEIFAVVEGGIETNQALLAEKFDYIFFTGSVAVGKIVMKSASEHLTPVTLELGGKSPFIVDKSANLQEAVQSLIFGKVLNSGQTCIAPDYVLIDNSVKDEFIQLVNHALIQTFGENPFADAQTDYAKIVSPRHYERLKNFLTDGKIVAGGAFDDEKQQILMTLLDEVSWDSPVMNEEIFGSITPVLGFDDLDTALATVGQRAKPLALYLFAQDEKAIEKTLSQISFGGGVVNSVLAHFSNPNLPFGGVGDSGMGAYHGKHSFYTFSHQKSVVKRTII, translated from the coding sequence ATGACCCACATTCAATCACTTATTCACGCTCAACGCCAATTTTTTCAAAGTGGTGCGACCAAATCCATTGAGTTTCGTAAGACCCAATTAAGCCGTTTGGGGGCGATGCTGTCTGAAAACCAAGAGACGATTTTGCAAGCCTTAAAATTGGACTTAAACAAGCCGACCGAACATGCTTATTTGTCTGAAATTGCTCCGCTACTGCACGAAATTCATATTTTGAGCGAGCATTTGCACGAGTTGGCACAGCCTAAAACGGTGGTAAGCCCTGATGAGTTGCAGTTTTTTGGCAAGGGCGAATATCAAAGCCAAATCATTTATGAGCCTTTTGGCGTAACTTTGAACATTTCGCCTTGGAATTATCCTGTGCAATTGTCATTGTCGCCTGTGATTGGGGCGATTTCGGCAGGCAATACCGCCATTTTAAAGCCGTCTGAATTAACGCCGAACACATCATCATTGCTTGCCAAGTTGGTAGCGGATTATTTTGAGACTGAAATTTTTGCGGTGGTGGAGGGTGGCATTGAGACCAACCAAGCCTTGTTGGCAGAGAAATTTGATTACATCTTTTTTACAGGCAGTGTGGCGGTAGGTAAAATCGTGATGAAATCGGCAAGCGAGCATTTAACGCCTGTTACGCTGGAATTGGGTGGCAAAAGCCCCTTTATCGTGGACAAAAGTGCCAATTTACAAGAAGCGGTGCAGTCTTTGATTTTTGGCAAGGTGTTAAACAGCGGTCAAACCTGCATTGCCCCTGATTATGTGTTGATTGATAATTCGGTTAAAGATGAGTTTATTCAACTGGTTAATCACGCCCTTATTCAAACTTTCGGCGAAAATCCTTTTGCTGATGCACAAACCGACTATGCAAAAATTGTCAGCCCACGCCATTATGAACGCTTAAAAAACTTTTTGACGGACGGCAAAATCGTAGCAGGCGGGGCATTTGATGATGAAAAACAGCAGATATTGATGACTTTGCTGGACGAAGTGTCGTGGGACAGCCCTGTGATGAATGAAGAGATTTTTGGCTCAATCACGCCTGTGCTTGGTTTTGATGATTTGGATACGGCATTGGCAACAGTCGGTCAAAGAGCCAAACCGCTTGCTTTGTATCTGTTCGCCCAAGATGAAAAAGCGATTGAAAAAACCTTGTCGCAAATTTCGTTTGGCGGTGGTGTGGTAAACAGCGTGTTGGCTCATTTTTCCAATCCCAATCTGCCGTTTGGCGGTGTGGGCGACAGTGGAATGGGGGCGTATCACGGCAAGCACAGTTTTTATACATTCAGTCATCAAAAATCAGTGGTAAAACGCACGATTATTTGA
- a CDS encoding ParB/RepB/Spo0J family partition protein: protein MVKKRGLGVNKGLDALLSKVNLEKQIAQGQLTPKKTDTPNNKKTIVDNQADMVLTQDGEKVALVQIATNRLQSGKYQPRKEMKEEALAELAASIRQHGVMQPIVIRPLLSDEDKTSQTVTHEIIAGERRWRAAKLAGLDSIPAIERVLDDEIAIALALIENIQREDLNVLEQAAALQRFHTEFGMSHATIASVVGKARATVTNLLRLNQLHDTVKDYMLQGLLDMGHARALLSLPNAQQPIIAKKIIDGHLTVRDTEKLVKSIINPEPKIAPIIDHEVLALSQQISDALGATVKLKQGKDGKGSVEIFFYSHDELSELIDKLSH, encoded by the coding sequence ATGGTAAAAAAACGAGGATTGGGAGTAAATAAGGGTTTGGACGCATTGCTTTCTAAGGTCAATCTAGAAAAGCAAATCGCACAAGGGCAATTAACCCCAAAAAAAACCGACACACCAAACAATAAAAAGACCATCGTTGATAATCAAGCGGACATGGTGCTGACCCAAGATGGAGAAAAAGTGGCTTTGGTGCAAATCGCCACCAATCGTTTGCAATCTGGTAAATACCAACCCAGAAAAGAAATGAAAGAAGAGGCACTTGCCGAACTTGCTGCCTCAATCCGTCAGCATGGCGTGATGCAGCCAATCGTCATTCGCCCCTTGTTGTCTGATGAAGATAAGACCAGTCAGACCGTCACGCATGAAATCATCGCAGGCGAGCGGCGTTGGCGAGCTGCCAAATTGGCTGGGCTTGATAGCATTCCTGCCATCGAGCGAGTGCTTGATGATGAGATTGCCATTGCGTTGGCATTGATTGAGAACATTCAGCGAGAGGATTTGAATGTTTTGGAGCAGGCGGCCGCATTGCAGCGTTTTCATACCGAATTTGGCATGAGTCATGCCACCATTGCTTCGGTTGTGGGTAAGGCTCGTGCAACGGTTACCAACCTGTTGCGACTAAACCAGCTGCACGATACGGTCAAGGATTACATGCTGCAAGGGTTATTGGACATGGGTCATGCTCGTGCTTTGCTATCTTTGCCTAATGCACAGCAACCCATCATTGCCAAAAAAATCATTGACGGTCACTTAACGGTCAGAGACACCGAAAAGCTTGTCAAATCCATCATCAATCCAGAGCCAAAAATCGCTCCCATCATTGACCATGAAGTGCTGGCATTAAGCCAACAAATTTCAGACGCACTGGGTGCAACCGTCAAACTAAAACAAGGCAAAGACGGCAAGGGTAGCGTGGAAATATTCTTTTATAGCCACGATGAACTGAGCGAGCTGATTGATAAATTAAGCCATTAA
- the msbA gene encoding lipid A export permease/ATP-binding protein MsbA: MTASTQPSTNKVAIFIRLISYLKPFWWAFLLSVIGFAIGGAAEVSSVKLLQYIIEGISHDDTTKKLWFPFLVLGLFFMRGVGSFLGNYYSALMARNLVYVLRIEVFNKLLTLPSIFYLNNPSGALSSKLIFDVEQVTAASTESLTTLLKDGIKVISLFGFLLYTSWRLTLILMLMLPPIFYLIRQASKKFSNLSLSIQDSMSEISHITNEAVSGYRVVKNYGGQAYESKRFEQASKQNLEKGLKITVLSAINTPLIQFLMAMGLCFVIWLSLRPEILGDTSAGQFVAYLTAAGLLSAPVKALTDVNPKLQRGLAAGISIFGLLDEVEENNQGGLKPTLAGNIRFENVGLTYDGGVRAIDGFSLDIKAGETIAIVGRSGSGKSSLVNLITRDLQASDGRILIDDIPIDEIALDSLRQQIAMVNQQVTLFLDTVTNNIAYGALSDKTHEQVVNAAKAAYAHDFITRLPKGYDSFIGADGLQLSGGQRQRLSIARALLKDAPILILDEATSALDNESEFYIQKALETVMQNRTTIVIAHRLSTIENADRIVVMDAGRIIEMGTHQELLKQQGMYATMYERSFADDLDVVLTNHATNQED, from the coding sequence ATGACCGCCAGCACGCAACCATCAACCAATAAAGTTGCCATTTTTATCCGTCTGATTTCCTACCTCAAACCCTTTTGGTGGGCATTTTTGCTTTCTGTCATTGGTTTTGCCATTGGCGGTGCGGCAGAGGTGTCGTCAGTCAAATTATTGCAATATATCATTGAAGGTATTAGCCATGATGATACCACCAAAAAGCTGTGGTTTCCATTTTTGGTGTTGGGGCTATTTTTTATGCGTGGTGTTGGCTCATTTTTGGGCAATTATTATTCAGCATTGATGGCTCGTAACTTGGTGTATGTGCTTAGAATTGAGGTGTTTAATAAGTTGCTGACATTGCCATCGATTTTTTATCTCAATAATCCTTCGGGTGCATTAAGCAGTAAGCTGATTTTTGATGTGGAGCAGGTAACTGCCGCCAGCACCGAATCATTGACAACCTTACTAAAAGACGGTATCAAGGTCATCTCTTTATTTGGTTTTTTGTTGTACACTAGTTGGCGACTGACTTTGATATTGATGCTGATGTTACCACCGATTTTTTATTTGATTAGACAGGCTTCAAAGAAATTTTCAAATCTATCATTAAGCATTCAAGATTCAATGTCAGAAATCAGCCACATCACCAATGAGGCGGTGTCTGGCTACCGTGTGGTCAAAAACTACGGCGGTCAAGCCTATGAATCCAAACGCTTCGAGCAAGCCTCTAAACAAAACCTAGAAAAAGGTTTAAAAATTACCGTATTATCTGCCATTAACACACCGCTGATTCAGTTTTTGATGGCGATGGGGCTGTGTTTTGTGATTTGGCTGTCTTTGCGTCCTGAGATATTGGGGGATACCAGTGCAGGTCAGTTTGTGGCTTATCTGACTGCCGCAGGATTGCTCAGTGCTCCTGTCAAAGCATTGACTGATGTCAATCCCAAATTACAAAGAGGGCTTGCTGCTGGTATTTCTATTTTTGGTCTATTGGACGAAGTGGAAGAAAATAATCAAGGCGGTCTAAAACCAACGCTTGCAGGCAACATTCGTTTTGAGAATGTGGGCTTAACCTATGATGGCGGTGTGCGAGCCATTGATGGATTTAGTTTGGACATCAAGGCGGGCGAGACGATTGCGATTGTCGGTCGGTCAGGTTCGGGCAAAAGCAGCCTTGTCAATCTGATTACCAGAGATTTGCAAGCCAGCGATGGTCGGATTTTGATAGATGACATACCCATTGACGAGATTGCACTTGATAGCCTTAGACAACAAATTGCGATGGTCAATCAACAAGTAACGCTATTTTTGGACACGGTGACAAACAACATCGCCTATGGTGCATTGAGCGATAAGACACACGAGCAAGTCGTCAATGCCGCCAAAGCTGCCTATGCACATGATTTCATCACTCGTTTACCTAAGGGTTATGATAGCTTTATTGGGGCGGACGGCTTGCAATTATCAGGTGGTCAGCGTCAAAGATTGTCGATTGCCCGGGCATTATTAAAAGACGCACCGATTTTGATTTTAGACGAGGCGACTTCTGCATTGGACAATGAAAGCGAATTTTATATCCAAAAAGCCTTAGAAACAGTGATGCAAAATCGCACAACTATTGTCATTGCTCATCGACTTTCCACCATTGAAAATGCTGACCGTATTGTGGTAATGGACGCTGGACGCATCATCGAAATGGGAACGCATCAAGAGCTGCTAAAACAGCAAGGCATGTATGCAACGATGTACGAACGCAGTTTTGCCGATGACCTTGATGTAGTATTGACAAACCATGCCACAAACCAAGAAGATTGA
- a CDS encoding DNA polymerase III subunit: MDNHTNTLPYFLPILPWQATAWQQLVGQIANRRLSHALLAGGMAGIGKRAFVWRLVAYLLCQNRTPDAACGQCDDCHWLSSGTHPDLLVLPASAMPNSEDEPQSIKIDDIRNLQVYCQTKSANVRIVVLDDAENLTVAAANALLKTLEEPPDDVFLILISDNPAKLLPTIKSRVQYLPLSPIDRQEAMAYLMGQGFDAVQADGYLTLSDGAVLKALDLPNQAWFAHRKTWLITFVALYRQQRTATAASEYWQGVLNLSQFCQLSRAMLMDIWRVLLGLPSLHADLSVSEQVGSLSIGFDYLQDLFTLLDDIELSVGQNVQERFAYDRLMAQFSPFTQPIFE, from the coding sequence ATGGATAATCATACCAATACTTTGCCGTATTTTTTGCCAATTTTACCATGGCAAGCTACGGCATGGCAGCAGCTTGTCGGGCAGATTGCCAATCGTCGATTATCGCACGCCTTGCTTGCAGGAGGTATGGCAGGGATTGGCAAAAGGGCGTTTGTTTGGCGATTGGTGGCGTATTTATTGTGCCAAAATCGCACGCCTGATGCCGCCTGTGGGCAATGCGATGATTGTCATTGGCTTAGTAGTGGCACTCACCCTGATTTGCTGGTTTTGCCAGCGTCTGCCATGCCAAACAGCGAAGATGAGCCGCAAAGCATTAAGATTGATGACATTCGTAATTTGCAAGTGTACTGTCAGACCAAGTCCGCCAATGTGCGTATCGTGGTGCTAGATGATGCTGAAAATCTGACCGTTGCTGCAGCAAATGCTTTATTAAAAACCCTAGAAGAGCCACCTGATGATGTTTTTTTGATACTCATTAGTGATAATCCTGCCAAGTTATTACCAACCATCAAAAGCCGTGTACAGTACCTGCCACTAAGCCCCATTGACAGACAGGAGGCGATGGCGTATCTGATGGGGCAGGGGTTTGATGCAGTACAAGCAGATGGCTATCTGACACTCAGTGATGGTGCGGTCTTAAAGGCATTGGATTTGCCAAATCAGGCGTGGTTTGCCCATCGCAAAACTTGGCTGATTACTTTTGTGGCACTATATCGCCAACAACGAACCGCCACCGCCGCCAGTGAGTATTGGCAAGGAGTGCTGAATTTATCACAGTTTTGCCAGCTTAGTAGAGCGATGCTGATGGATATTTGGCGAGTATTGCTTGGATTGCCTAGTTTGCATGCTGATTTATCAGTGAGCGAGCAGGTAGGCTCTTTGTCCATTGGTTTTGATTATTTACAAGATTTATTCACATTGCTTGATGATATTGAGCTGTCCGTTGGTCAAAATGTCCAAGAAAGATTTGCTTACGACCGTTTGATGGCACAATTCTCCCCCTTTACCCAACCCATTTTTGAATAA
- a CDS encoding N-acyl homoserine lactonase family protein — MIKVHCLTTGWVQIKIHHQVARFFARPARVLDVLTDKKWSPKLPIGCWLIEHPEGLILVDTGESSRANDKGYQPWWHPFMQFCERRGVKKHEEVGEILKANGFDPLRIDTVVMTHMHGDHAGGIAHFPNSRFVMSEMEKQAINAPNAVMNGYLTMHYPDWFKPDGIAFNDGAFESFEQSHKLTKDGKIRLVPTAGHTLGHLAVVVDMGEYDILIGGDASYSEQDMLAGNIDGVCIDGHLHQQSTAKMRELCKRKPTIIQFAHDEKSEYRLKNKVFTVVKN; from the coding sequence ATGATTAAAGTGCATTGTCTGACAACAGGTTGGGTACAAATCAAAATTCATCATCAAGTGGCACGCTTTTTTGCCCGTCCTGCCCGTGTGCTTGATGTGCTGACCGATAAAAAATGGTCGCCCAAACTGCCGATTGGTTGCTGGCTGATTGAACACCCAGAAGGGTTGATTTTGGTGGATACAGGCGAGAGTAGCCGTGCCAATGACAAGGGCTATCAGCCGTGGTGGCACCCATTTATGCAGTTTTGCGAACGGCGTGGGGTCAAAAAACACGAAGAAGTGGGCGAAATTTTAAAAGCAAACGGCTTTGACCCCCTGCGTATTGACACGGTGGTAATGACCCATATGCACGGCGACCACGCAGGTGGTATTGCCCATTTTCCAAACAGCCGATTTGTGATGAGTGAGATGGAAAAACAGGCAATCAACGCCCCAAATGCGGTGATGAACGGCTATTTAACAATGCACTATCCTGATTGGTTTAAGCCTGATGGCATTGCCTTTAATGATGGGGCGTTTGAAAGTTTTGAACAAAGTCATAAATTGACCAAAGACGGCAAAATCCGCCTTGTACCAACCGCAGGACATACGCTGGGGCATTTGGCGGTAGTGGTGGATATGGGCGAGTATGATATTTTGATTGGCGGAGATGCGTCATACAGCGAACAAGATATGCTTGCTGGTAACATTGACGGCGTGTGCATTGACGGACATTTGCACCAACAAAGCACCGCAAAAATGCGTGAATTGTGTAAACGCAAGCCAACCATTATCCAATTTGCCCACGATGAAAAAAGTGAATATCGTCTGAAAAATAAGGTGTTTACGGTGGTAAAAAATTAA
- a CDS encoding TetR/AcrR family transcriptional regulator yields the protein MNDLRVIKTHLAIQSALIELLDEKPFEKVQVQEIIEKALINRTTFYRYYSGKSDLVGKLIKEVKAEYQDLLKKRFESDNLLRFMQTIGNRLLEKRRLILALWQIKTPRHHLYDDMHRLLKNAFIAHAKRITSDDKNWAEKNWDYQAHIFATIALESHKYYFEQGKLLPIPQVFEAWIEMVQVLKSV from the coding sequence ATGAACGATTTAAGAGTAATCAAAACCCATCTGGCAATCCAAAGCGCTTTGATTGAATTATTAGATGAAAAGCCGTTTGAAAAAGTGCAAGTACAAGAAATCATTGAAAAAGCCTTGATTAACCGCACCACTTTTTACCGTTATTATTCGGGCAAAAGCGATTTGGTCGGCAAATTGATAAAAGAAGTGAAAGCGGAATATCAAGACCTGCTCAAAAAGCGTTTTGAAAGCGACAATTTACTGCGATTTATGCAAACTATCGGCAACCGCTTATTGGAAAAAAGACGGCTGATTTTGGCACTTTGGCAAATCAAAACCCCACGCCATCATTTGTATGACGATATGCACAGGCTGTTAAAAAACGCCTTTATCGCCCACGCCAAACGGATAACATCAGATGATAAAAATTGGGCTGAGAAAAATTGGGATTACCAAGCCCATATTTTTGCCACCATCGCCCTTGAAAGCCATAAATATTATTTTGAACAAGGCAAACTTTTGCCCATTCCACAGGTGTTTGAGGCGTGGATAGAAATGGTGCAGGTGTTAAAAAGCGTTTAG
- a CDS encoding ion transporter has protein sequence MQPFQKNQTLKEQIHVVIEGTDTPAGKLFDVLILIAIIASVLVVMLDSVLYLRLQYGRIFSYAEWIFTGLFTIEYVLRLYSAPNRKAYATSFFGVVDLLALLPTYLSLFFMGTHYLLVVRILRILRVFRVFRLRSYMQQAGFLTAAFKTSQHKIAVFFLSLLLLVTIFGAVLYVVEGPENGFTSIPLSIYWAVVTLTTVGYGDMSPKTPLGQAIASMVMITGYAIIAVPTGIFTAELTKTMRPQLQPVSCPKCGKFGHATNAKFCDRCGHDLHL, from the coding sequence ATGCAACCATTCCAAAAAAATCAAACGCTCAAAGAGCAAATTCATGTCGTCATCGAGGGTACGGACACCCCAGCAGGCAAGCTGTTTGATGTCTTGATTTTGATTGCAATCATTGCCAGCGTGCTGGTGGTGATGTTAGATAGCGTGCTGTATTTAAGATTGCAGTATGGGCGAATTTTCTCTTATGCGGAATGGATTTTTACAGGGTTGTTCACGATTGAGTATGTGTTACGACTGTATTCTGCCCCAAACAGAAAGGCGTATGCCACCAGTTTTTTTGGTGTGGTGGATTTGTTGGCATTATTACCGACCTATCTAAGTCTGTTTTTTATGGGAACGCATTATCTGCTGGTGGTGCGTATTTTGCGTATTTTGCGAGTGTTTCGAGTGTTTCGTTTGCGTTCGTATATGCAGCAGGCGGGCTTTTTGACGGCAGCATTTAAGACCAGTCAGCACAAAATTGCGGTTTTTTTCTTATCTTTGTTGTTGTTGGTGACGATTTTTGGTGCGGTGCTGTATGTGGTCGAAGGCCCTGAAAACGGCTTTACCAGCATTCCATTATCGATTTATTGGGCGGTGGTCACGCTAACGACGGTGGGCTATGGCGATATGTCGCCAAAAACACCGCTTGGTCAGGCGATTGCGAGCATGGTGATGATTACAGGTTATGCCATCATTGCTGTGCCAACTGGGATTTTTACCGCTGAATTAACCAAAACAATGCGTCCTCAGTTACAACCTGTCTCCTGCCCAAAATGTGGTAAATTTGGACACGCCACCAATGCTAAATTTTGCGACCGATGTGGGCATGATTTACATCTATGA
- a CDS encoding AraC family transcriptional regulator: MPQEKLLQKVLDFYQKNTPKDTNSMLETPIADFGIFVRHQNEQNHYALQQAGFVLILQNHKIVQIGTDRQFIQQAGQYACYSVAMPIVSDYFATPNLPYVDVRMYLDLVLLRQVAQELKENGFEFGQMNGENVANAGNELMQLFVLLLDLFDKPKDIAILAPPLKKMIYYYLLTGKQGAMLYEMVNQNSHLNKITQAVDWLKQHYNEPFDVHHLASRLGMSSSGFYAYFREFVGTSPLQYQKSLRLFEAKRLILIKKKNLSQIAYEVGYESVSQFSREYKRQFGVSPSLDK, from the coding sequence ATGCCACAAGAAAAATTATTACAAAAAGTATTGGATTTTTATCAAAAAAATACCCCAAAAGATACAAATTCAATGCTTGAAACGCCGATTGCCGATTTTGGTATTTTTGTTCGTCATCAAAACGAGCAAAACCACTATGCCTTGCAACAGGCTGGATTTGTTCTAATTCTCCAAAATCACAAAATCGTACAAATCGGCACAGACCGCCAATTTATCCAACAGGCAGGGCAATACGCTTGTTATTCGGTGGCAATGCCGATTGTGTCAGATTATTTTGCAACACCCAATCTGCCTTATGTTGATGTGCGTATGTATTTGGATTTGGTTTTATTACGCCAAGTGGCACAAGAATTAAAAGAAAACGGCTTTGAATTCGGGCAGATGAATGGGGAAAATGTGGCAAATGCTGGTAATGAACTTATGCAATTGTTTGTTTTATTGCTAGATTTGTTTGATAAGCCCAAAGACATCGCCATTCTTGCCCCGCCTTTAAAAAAGATGATTTATTACTATCTGCTCACGGGCAAACAAGGGGCAATGCTCTATGAAATGGTCAATCAAAACAGTCATTTAAATAAAATCACCCAAGCGGTAGATTGGCTCAAACAGCATTATAACGAACCGTTTGATGTTCATCATTTGGCAAGCCGTTTGGGTATGTCGTCCTCTGGATTTTATGCGTATTTTCGTGAATTTGTCGGCACAAGCCCTTTGCAATATCAAAAAAGCCTGCGTTTATTTGAAGCCAAACGGCTGATTTTAATCAAAAAAAAGAACCTATCGCAAATCGCTTACGAAGTGGGCTATGAAAGCGTAAGCCAATTTAGCCGTGAATACAAACGGCAATTTGGGGTAAGTCCGAGTTTGGATAAATAG
- a CDS encoding WG repeat-containing protein, whose product MDTADKLMVAVWYDDVWDFDENLAKVKQSGKAGFIDNTD is encoded by the coding sequence ATTGATACAGCAGATAAGCTGATGGTCGCTGTTTGGTATGATGATGTTTGGGATTTTGATGAAAATTTGGCAAAGGTCAAACAAAGCGGTAAGGCTGGCTTTATTGACAATACAGATTAA
- the lpxK gene encoding tetraacyldisaccharide 4'-kinase encodes MKKLELALTQAWQKNSPMLKLLSPLSALYGGISQYRKSLYLTHKKQSYHAPVPVLVVGNITVGGSGKTPLIIALVKYLQTKSISVGVISRGYGRKQSTPALVQADSTPQAVGDEPCLIVGETGVPMAVGANRGQAIELLLQHYPDLQLIISDDGLQHYALHRDAEWIVVDGVRGFGNGKLFPQGFLREPLSRLDGAMVVYHDARTHLYDDKTMRMYLAPSQPVPLLGGCQSLPTQQVYGVSGIGYPDRFFQTLADLHFTVVKKPFGDHHDFTLDDLVSLSDLPIITTSKDAVKLRTLAKQTSHSIFENVWVLPVQSVLSQAVCDKMDELLLKFGID; translated from the coding sequence ATGAAAAAATTGGAATTGGCACTCACGCAGGCGTGGCAAAAAAACTCGCCCATGCTCAAATTATTATCGCCTTTATCTGCTTTATATGGCGGTATCAGCCAGTATCGCAAATCGCTATATCTGACTCACAAAAAACAAAGTTATCACGCTCCTGTGCCTGTGCTGGTCGTTGGCAACATCACGGTGGGCGGTAGTGGTAAAACACCACTCATCATCGCTTTGGTCAAATATTTGCAAACCAAAAGCATATCCGTTGGGGTGATTAGTCGTGGCTATGGACGCAAGCAGAGTACGCCAGCTTTGGTGCAGGCAGACAGCACGCCACAAGCGGTGGGTGATGAGCCGTGTTTGATTGTGGGCGAGACAGGCGTGCCGATGGCGGTAGGGGCAAATCGTGGACAAGCCATTGAGTTGCTGTTACAGCATTATCCTGATTTGCAACTAATCATCAGTGATGATGGTCTGCAACACTACGCCTTGCACCGTGATGCTGAGTGGATTGTGGTGGACGGTGTACGAGGTTTTGGTAATGGTAAGCTATTTCCGCAGGGCTTTTTGCGTGAGCCATTGTCTCGTCTTGATGGGGCGATGGTCGTCTATCATGATGCACGCACACATCTGTATGATGATAAGACGATGAGAATGTATCTGGCACCCAGTCAGCCTGTACCGCTTTTGGGTGGTTGTCAATCACTACCAACCCAGCAGGTCTATGGGGTTAGCGGTATTGGTTATCCTGATAGATTTTTTCAGACTTTGGCTGATTTGCACTTTACTGTGGTTAAAAAGCCCTTTGGCGACCATCATGATTTTACCCTTGATGATTTGGTGTCTTTATCTGATTTGCCCATCATAACGACCAGCAAAGATGCTGTCAAACTTCGCACACTTGCCAAACAGACATCTCATTCGATTTTTGAAAATGTTTGGGTATTGCCTGTGCAGTCGGTGCTATCACAGGCGGTGTGCGATAAGATGGACGAGTTGCTTTTAAAGTTTGGCATTGACTAA
- a CDS encoding MarR family winged helix-turn-helix transcriptional regulator — MHEQLRLTNQLCFPLYAISKEIIRQYTPFLDKLDLTYPQYLVMLILWEFGEQSVGEIGQKLYLDSGTLTPLLKRLQAKGLVERKRSQKDERSVVISLTDDGQRLENQAVHIPCEIGHCINLSAEEVAVFKKVIDRLL, encoded by the coding sequence ATGCATGAACAATTAAGACTGACCAATCAGCTGTGTTTTCCGTTGTATGCCATTTCTAAGGAAATCATTCGCCAGTACACGCCATTTTTGGACAAATTGGATTTGACTTACCCTCAATATCTGGTGATGCTTATTTTGTGGGAGTTTGGCGAACAGAGTGTGGGCGAGATTGGGCAAAAGCTGTATTTGGATAGCGGTACGCTCACGCCTTTGCTAAAACGCTTGCAGGCTAAGGGCTTGGTAGAACGCAAACGCTCCCAAAAAGACGAACGAAGCGTGGTCATCAGTCTGACAGATGATGGGCAGCGTTTGGAAAATCAAGCTGTACATATTCCTTGTGAAATTGGTCATTGTATCAATTTATCAGCTGAGGAAGTGGCGGTGTTTAAAAAGGTCATCGACCGCTTATTGTAA
- the kdsB gene encoding 3-deoxy-manno-octulosonate cytidylyltransferase translates to MKIHLIIPARYKSTRLPAKPLLNIHGKPMILWTAQKALQASFADTVCVATDDDRIYEVVKNANIPVIMTADNHPSGTDRLAQVAQLLTFDDDDIVINMQGDEPLVPAVLLEQVMQLLVDNPDCAMATLCEPISNHEEFHRSSVVKVVKDNAGRALYFSRASIPHDRDAQADSLPQHAYRHLGLYAYRVRMLKAFTGWEQGVLEKLESLEQLRVLENGERIAIAVAKTTLPAGVDTQDDLERLNAMSLDELLSY, encoded by the coding sequence ATGAAAATCCATCTCATCATTCCTGCTCGCTACAAATCCACTCGCTTACCTGCCAAGCCATTGTTAAACATTCATGGTAAGCCGATGATTTTGTGGACGGCACAAAAAGCCTTGCAAGCTTCGTTTGCAGATACGGTTTGTGTGGCAACCGATGATGACCGCATTTATGAAGTGGTCAAGAATGCCAATATTCCTGTCATCATGACCGCAGACAATCACCCATCAGGCACAGATAGATTGGCTCAGGTGGCACAGTTGCTGACATTTGATGATGATGACATTGTCATCAATATGCAAGGCGATGAGCCTTTGGTGCCTGCGGTATTGCTTGAACAAGTCATGCAGCTTTTGGTGGATAATCCAGATTGTGCGATGGCAACATTGTGCGAACCCATCAGCAATCATGAAGAGTTTCATCGCTCATCGGTGGTGAAGGTGGTCAAGGATAATGCAGGCAGAGCCTTGTATTTTAGTCGTGCCAGCATTCCGCATGACAGAGATGCCCAAGCAGATAGCTTGCCACAGCACGCCTATCGACATCTGGGTTTGTATGCTTATCGTGTGCGTATGCTCAAAGCGTTCACAGGTTGGGAGCAGGGTGTATTAGAAAAATTAGAAAGCCTAGAACAGCTTAGGGTGCTAGAAAATGGCGAACGCATCGCCATTGCTGTGGCAAAGACCACCTTGCCTGCTGGCGTGGATACCCAAGATGATTTGGAGCGGCTAAATGCCATGAGTCTTGATGAGCTGCTTAGCTATTGA